One region of Babylonia areolata isolate BAREFJ2019XMU chromosome 29, ASM4173473v1, whole genome shotgun sequence genomic DNA includes:
- the LOC143274809 gene encoding uncharacterized protein LOC143274809 — protein MDAPYQLMMSEEKTDFDVDEDSPYQLTMSEEKDIDVAEEPELPRMTPDQFTVFERHAREDIAVLWEVLRSVRKDVQQMKSAFVQFTGEQIPDHQPAIPVELPEDLNLPLSSVEDVTNLESRLVDDDQLEQSLTTSLSGIGGTNIWRLVKCILQCLMTDSCAQNYNWKGQMGDKLPFQPLRLCRLVTNAVKKNEGTQSAAHSEIEQKIKFWLKVAKERDCGRKEREKMKKREDIQEAILQLNGGKDKIMSVDGRGKGWLEKGQGGDEEKGRHSGGDSTA, from the exons ATGGATGCTCCTTATCAGCTGATGATGTCAGAGGAGAAGACGGACTTTGATGTGGATGAAGATTCCCCTTATCAGCTGACGATGTCAGAGGAGAAGGACATTGATGTGGCTGAAGAGCCAGAATTACCACGGATGACACCGGATCAGTTTACAG TGTTCGAGCGTCATGCGCGGGAGGATATAGCCGTGCTATGGGAAGTACTGAGGAGTGTGAGGAAGGATGTTCAACAGATGAAGTCTGCCTTCGTCCAGTTCACAGGAGAACAGATACCTGACCACCAGCCAGCCATCCCTGTAGAGCTGCCAGAGGACCTGAACTTGCCCCTGTCATCCGTGGAGGATGTGACAAACCTGGAAAGCAGGCTGGTCGATGATGACCAGCTGGAGCAATCCCTG ACAACAAGTCTGAGCGGCATTGGCGGTACGAACATTTGGCGTCTGGTTAAATGCATCCTGCAGTGTCTCATGACGGACAGTTGTGCCCAAAACTACAACTGGAAGGGACAGATGGGAGACAAGCTGCCCTTTCAGCCTCTTCGACTGTGCAGACTGGTCACGA ATGCCGTGAAGAAGAACGAAGGGACACAGTCAGCTGCACACAGCGAGattgaacagaaaataaaattctGGCTCAAGGTGGCGAAGGAGAGGGATTgtgggaggaaggaaagggaaaagatgaagaaaagggAAGACATTCAGGAGGCGATTCTGCAGCTTAACGGAGGAAAAGATAAAATAATGTCTGTGGATGGCAGAGGAAAGGGATGGCTGGAGAAAGGAcagggaggagatgaagaaaaggGAAGACATTCAGGAGGCGATTCTACAGCTTAA
- the LOC143274967 gene encoding uncharacterized protein LOC143274967 has product MPSTPQSRSSRAQSRSKAKEDIVRKATVISRKVRKWEKRWVSVEGSTMKVFKWMPVSSSEPALASLKMTLVTHSKGGKKGRVDSRSINKDYSASFSNGLPDPAPHTSRASSETWDSSSETNNDNSNMSFPDTSESQSQMGQPSTSQQDSESFLMQMSLTMDMLTQKQGLNGGNDASALAPNRPQPLAAENGWTFGHGVTVGSREQQN; this is encoded by the exons ATGCCATCAACACCGCAGTCCCGGTCTTCCAGAGCTCAAAGCCGAAGCAAGGCGAAAGAGGATATTGTCAGGAAAGCGACAGTTATCTCTCGGAAAGTGCGAAAATG GGAGAAGCGATGGGTGTCTGTTGAGGGCTCTACCATGAAGGTTTTCAAATGGATGCCAG tatcCTCTTCGGAACCAGCTCTT gcCTCCCTCAAGATGACGCTGGTGACGCACtccaagggagggaagaagggacgGGTTGACTCCCGGAGCATCAACAAGGACTACTCTGCTTCTTTCAGCAATG GGCTCCCGGacccagccccccacacctcccgtGCCTCATCGGAGACTTGGGACAGCAGCAGTGAGACGAACAACGACAACTCCAACATGTCTTTCCCAGACACCTCGGAGTCGCAGTCGCAGATGGGCCAGCCCTCCACCTCACAACAGGACTCGGAGAGCTTCCTCATGCAGATGAGTCTGA CTATGGACATGCTCACACAGAAACAAGGGCTGAATGGAGGGAACgatg ccAGCGCCCTGGCTCCAAACAGACCCCAGCCCCTGGCAGCAGAAAATGGCTGGACCTTTGGACATGGTGTGACGGTGGGGTCACGTGAACAGCAGAACTAA